The Streptomyces sp. NBC_00454 DNA segment CGTCAGTCGTGCGGTCCGGGACCGAGGTCGCCGGGGTGGTCGCCGGGGCCGTGGTCATCCAGCGCCGTCGCCCGGGGCCCGTCGTCATCCGGGCCCGCGGCGTCGGTCAGCCCCGCGTCGGAACCGAAAACGGAGTCCGGGGGGACGGCCTCCCGGGCAGCTGGGCCGGGCGCAGCAGCAGGGACAGGACCACCGAGGAAACCAGTACCCCGCCGATGAAGGTCGCGAGCAGGGTGTTGTGCCCGGGGCCCAGGGCCGTGTGCGTCAGGTACGCCCCGAAGAGCGCTCCGGAGACCCCGCTCACCAGCACCATCCTCGGCGAGGGCAGCCGCTGGGCGAGCGCTCGGACGGCCGCCCCGGACAGGGCCAGGCCCAGGAGAGCGGAGCCAAGCGCCTCGATCAGCAGCATGGGGGATCCTCCCAAAGCGACGGTGGCGTACCGGGGTGGTGCCTCAACTGGCTCCTACCCGAAGCGGAGGAAACGGAAACGGCCCGGTGGAGTCATCCACCGGGCCGTTCCGGACGTTCTCGGTGCGCTGCTCAGAGCGCGCCGAAACCGACCTTCCGCGCGCTGGGCTCGCCCAGGTCGACGTACGACAGGCGGTCGGACGGCACCAGGACCTTGCGGCCCTTGATGTCCGTGAGGCTGAGCAGCGGCGCCGAGCCGGACAGGGCGGCGCTGACGATGCTCTCCAGCTCCTCGGCGCTCAGGTCGCTCTCAAGCACGATCTCCCGGGGTGCGTGCTGCACGCCGATCTTGACCTCCACGGCCTTGTCCCTCCGACGGTCCGGTTCGCGCGATCTGCCGCGCCGTTACCCGGTCCACATTAGCCCGGAGAGACGAGGTGTCCGCCGCAGGGCGGACACGCTCGCAGCGAACAGCAGGCCGGTCAGGGCCGGACCGGCGCCGCCCGGAGGCCAGCCCGGACGTCCGCCCGGACCTCCGGGCGGACATCGGCTCGGACGCTCGTATCCACGTCCGTCAGACGCTCGTTCAGACGTCCGTGGGGTGCAGCGGGAAACCGGCGATTCCGCGCCACGCCAGCGAGGTCAGCAGCCCCACCGCCGTATCGCGGGCGACCGGGCTCTCGCTCGACAGCCAGTACCGGGCCACGACCTGCGAGACCCCGCCCAGGCCCACCGCCAGCAGCATCGACTCGTCCTTCGACAGGCCGGTGTCCTCGGCGATGACGTCGGAGATGGCCTCCGCACACTGGAGCGAGACGCGGTCGACGCGCTCGCGCACGGCCGGCTCGTTCGTCAGGTCCGACTCGAAGACGAGCCGGAAGGCGCCGCCCTCGTCCTGGACGTAGGCGAAGTAGGCGTCCATGGTCGCGGCGACGCGCATCTTGTTGTCGCTCGTCGACGCCAGCGCGGTGCGCACGGCGAGCAACAGCGACTCGCAGTGCTGGTCCAGCAGCGCCAGGTACAGGTCGAGCTTCCCCGGGAAGTGCTGGTACAGCACCGGCTTGCTGACGCCGGCGCGCTCGGCGATGTCGTCCATCGCCGCGGCGTGGTAACCCTGCGCGACGAATACCTCCTGGGCGGCGCCCAGGAGCTGGTTGCGCCGGGCCCGGCGCGGAAGTCGCGTGCCCCGCGGACGCGCTGCCTCGGTCTGCTCGATGGCTGTCACGCCGCCTCCCACTTTCTCTAGAACACAGTGCGCCTTGCGCCGCGCCGCCATCGTACTTTTCGGTAACCGAATCTGGAGGGTCCAAGCCGAGTTTTCTCGCGGTACGGACCTCCGGTAACCCGCCGGAGATGCTGGTCAGGGCAAGGCCGGCGGGGTTCGGCCGCGGCTCAGCGGTAGTCGTCCTCGTCCAGGGCGACCACCCGGGCCTGCTCCGCGGTATCGGCGGCGCCGGCTTCGCGCAGGCCCAGGCCGGTGAGCGGGTCGTCCTCGACCGGGCTCAATTCGGTGTTCTGCTCCGCCGCGTCCGCCTCGGGGGCTTCCGCGTCGAGGGATTCCCGCAGCTCGGCCTGGAAGGTGTCCGGTTCCGCAGGGTCGACAGTCATGGGGCTCCCCTTTCCACCTACGAGCCTAGGAGGATCGCGGATACCCCGCTACGCGGCTTCCGAAGCGCCTGTGACACCGAACACAACAGGCCGGGCGTGATCCTCTCGTAACATTGCCCCCATGTCTTCGACCGAGCTGCCGGGTGTGCGGTCCACCGCAGAGTCGTCTCCCCAGGTGGGAGCCGTGCGGATGGCCGAAGGGGAGCAGCTGCGCACCGACCGGCTCCCCGGGCTGGAACTGGCCGTACGGGTCCGCCCGCCGGTCCGGGCCGGCCTGCCGCCCGCACTATTCGTACACGGGCTCGGCGGGTCCTCGCAGAACTGGTCCGCCCTGATGGCCGGGTTGGCCGACACCGTCGACGGTGAGGCCCTCGACCTGCCGGGCTTCGGCTGGTCCCCGCCGCCCGCCGACCGGGACTACTCCGTCACCGGGCTCGCCCGGGCCGTCATCCGCCACCTCGACGCCGCCGGGCGCGGGCCGGTGCACCTGTTCGGCAACTCCCTCGGCGGAGCCGTCTCCACCCGGGTCGCGGCCGCCCGCCCCGACCTGGTGAGCACGCTGACGCTGATCTCCCCGGCCCTGCCGGAACTGCGGGTGCAGAAGTCGGCGGTGCCGACGGCGCTGCTCGCCCTGCCGGGCATGGCCGGGCTCGTGGACCGCCTCACCCGGGGTCTGAGCGCCGAACAGCGCACCCGGGGGGTGACGGACCTCTGTTACGGGGACCCCTCACGGGTGACGCCGGAGGCGTTCGCGGCGGCCGTCGAGGAGATGGAGCGCCGGATCGCGCTGCCGTACTTCTGGGACGCGCTGTCCCGTTCCTCGCGCGGCATCGTCGACGCCTACACCCTCGGTGGGCAGCACGGACTGTGGCGCCAGGCGCAGCGGGTGCTGGCCCCGACGCTGCTGGTCTACGGTGGCCGGGACCAATTGGTCTCGTACCGTATGGCCCGCAAGGCCGCGGCGTCCTTCCGGGGTTCGCGGCTGCTGAGTCTGCCCGAGGCCGGACACGTGGCGATGATGGAGTACCCCGAGGTGGTCGCGGCCGCCTTCCGGGAGCTGCTGGAGGACTCCGGCGGCGTGCGCGACACCGCGCCGGACCCGGATCCGGCTCGTGACACCGACGACGAAGACGGCAAGGGCTGAGGACACCGTGGGACGACATAGTCGCAAGGACCCTGCCCCGGCCGCTGCCTCCGGCCCTGGCAGCGGTCCGGGCTCCGGCCCAGGCCGTCCGGCCCAGGCCGGGCAGTCAGCCGTTCACGCCCAGGCTCAGGCCCACGCCCAGGCCCAGGCTCATGGGCAGCCTCATGTGCAGGCCCAACCTCATGCTCATGGCCAGCCTCATGCCCAACCCCAGGCTCCCGCTCCCGCCGGATGGGCCGAACCTCCCGCCGCCCACCGGGGCCACGTGCCCCCC contains these protein-coding regions:
- a CDS encoding DUF3107 domain-containing protein; this encodes MEVKIGVQHAPREIVLESDLSAEELESIVSAALSGSAPLLSLTDIKGRKVLVPSDRLSYVDLGEPSARKVGFGAL
- a CDS encoding alpha/beta fold hydrolase — encoded protein: MSSTELPGVRSTAESSPQVGAVRMAEGEQLRTDRLPGLELAVRVRPPVRAGLPPALFVHGLGGSSQNWSALMAGLADTVDGEALDLPGFGWSPPPADRDYSVTGLARAVIRHLDAAGRGPVHLFGNSLGGAVSTRVAAARPDLVSTLTLISPALPELRVQKSAVPTALLALPGMAGLVDRLTRGLSAEQRTRGVTDLCYGDPSRVTPEAFAAAVEEMERRIALPYFWDALSRSSRGIVDAYTLGGQHGLWRQAQRVLAPTLLVYGGRDQLVSYRMARKAAASFRGSRLLSLPEAGHVAMMEYPEVVAAAFRELLEDSGGVRDTAPDPDPARDTDDEDGKG
- a CDS encoding TetR/AcrR family transcriptional regulator, with amino-acid sequence MTAIEQTEAARPRGTRLPRRARRNQLLGAAQEVFVAQGYHAAAMDDIAERAGVSKPVLYQHFPGKLDLYLALLDQHCESLLLAVRTALASTSDNKMRVAATMDAYFAYVQDEGGAFRLVFESDLTNEPAVRERVDRVSLQCAEAISDVIAEDTGLSKDESMLLAVGLGGVSQVVARYWLSSESPVARDTAVGLLTSLAWRGIAGFPLHPTDV